The proteins below come from a single Salinilacihabitans rarus genomic window:
- a CDS encoding DUF7113 family protein — protein MILVEGSAGGTTLTGTIFERGERAPTFPGSPDEDAPYVWICDEFYEVDSGGTVQLIDDREVHIAFESPMPRGFDTREQAIGAAKDHIRTQFARVGVDPEAVEIEVTKGEPS, from the coding sequence ATGATACTCGTCGAGGGTTCCGCCGGGGGGACCACCCTCACGGGCACGATATTCGAACGGGGCGAGCGCGCGCCCACGTTCCCCGGGTCGCCCGACGAGGACGCCCCCTACGTCTGGATCTGCGACGAGTTCTACGAGGTCGACAGCGGCGGGACCGTCCAGCTCATCGACGACCGGGAAGTACACATCGCGTTCGAGTCCCCGATGCCCCGCGGCTTCGACACCAGAGAGCAGGCGATCGGGGCCGCGAAAGACCACATCCGGACCCAGTTCGCCCGGGTCGGCGTCGACCCCGAGGCGGTCGAGATCGAGGTCACCAAAGGGGAGCCGTCCTGA
- a CDS encoding DUF7344 domain-containing protein, with protein MSSDAHGDSGGGDRGPASGPTRAECDVFGHSRRITVLQVLEAESTATVRELAGRIAARDVSRAVSDVTPAERRRVTISLVHDHLPRLVDHGAVEWDREAETVSLAADATPVDGSLLEAWATLDDEAFRTLAHPARLAVREVLAGAESTLSVDELARRLAARAGPPAGDADRLAVELHHAHLPAMAAAGLLDYDAAAGAVSARDPLSMPGQ; from the coding sequence ATGAGTTCGGACGCCCACGGCGACAGCGGCGGCGGCGACCGCGGCCCCGCGTCGGGGCCGACGAGGGCCGAGTGTGACGTCTTCGGCCACTCGCGACGGATCACCGTCCTTCAGGTTCTCGAAGCCGAGTCGACGGCTACCGTCCGGGAACTGGCCGGCCGCATCGCCGCCCGCGACGTCTCCCGGGCGGTGTCCGACGTCACGCCCGCCGAGCGCCGACGCGTGACGATCTCGCTCGTCCACGACCACCTCCCTCGACTCGTCGATCACGGCGCCGTCGAGTGGGACCGCGAGGCGGAGACGGTATCGCTCGCGGCCGACGCCACGCCAGTCGACGGCTCGCTGCTCGAAGCGTGGGCGACGCTCGACGACGAGGCGTTCCGGACGCTCGCGCACCCGGCCCGACTGGCCGTCCGCGAGGTACTCGCCGGGGCGGAGTCGACGCTCTCGGTCGACGAACTGGCCCGTCGGCTCGCCGCCCGCGCGGGGCCGCCGGCCGGCGACGCGGACCGCCTCGCGGTCGAACTCCACCACGCCCACCTCCCCGCGATGGCGGCGGCCGGCCTCCTCGACTACGACGCCGCCGCGGGAGCCGTCTCGGCCCGCGACCCGCTGTCGATGCCCGGTCAGTAG
- a CDS encoding iron transporter, with product MSDGATPTRRRVLASGLAGTLLLAGCLGEDGDDADEDAPPSFPAVEDPPEAVYRPTHREAVRALDPVRAGPYAVEPMVTYPHRFWTVTGRDAERVDPAAGDDVHLMATVRDAETGTVVPLGAGVEFSVSRASEGDDEGETVAERRPWPMLSQGMGFHVGDNVALDGDGTYRVEGSIDPLDATLTGAFADRLGGAADVAFSFTFDDDLRRLAAEVDYLPESEWGERGALDPMQSADGDAPAALPPAEDLPGALQGTPETGDAVLATTLLEPGSRVADGWYLAVSARTPYNRFPLPAATLEATLAGGEPIGLSAALDPELGFHYGAGVDAPADGDALAIETRAPPQVSRHQGYETAFLEMPPVTTTITL from the coding sequence ATGAGCGACGGCGCGACGCCCACCCGACGGCGGGTGCTCGCCTCCGGCCTCGCCGGCACCCTGCTGTTGGCCGGCTGTCTCGGCGAGGACGGCGACGACGCCGACGAGGACGCCCCGCCGTCGTTTCCGGCGGTCGAGGACCCGCCCGAGGCCGTCTACCGCCCGACCCACCGCGAGGCCGTCCGCGCGCTCGACCCGGTGCGCGCCGGCCCGTACGCCGTCGAGCCGATGGTCACCTACCCCCACCGGTTCTGGACCGTCACCGGCCGGGACGCCGAGCGCGTGGACCCCGCGGCCGGCGACGACGTCCACCTGATGGCGACCGTCCGCGACGCCGAGACGGGAACCGTCGTGCCGCTCGGCGCGGGCGTCGAGTTCTCGGTCTCGCGTGCGAGCGAGGGCGACGACGAGGGCGAGACCGTCGCGGAACGGCGGCCGTGGCCGATGCTCTCGCAGGGGATGGGCTTTCACGTCGGCGACAACGTCGCCCTCGACGGCGACGGCACCTACCGCGTCGAGGGATCGATCGACCCGCTCGACGCGACGCTGACCGGCGCGTTCGCCGACCGACTCGGCGGGGCGGCCGACGTCGCGTTCTCGTTCACGTTCGACGACGACCTCCGGCGACTCGCCGCCGAGGTCGACTACCTCCCGGAGTCGGAGTGGGGCGAGCGGGGCGCGCTCGACCCGATGCAATCGGCCGACGGCGACGCCCCCGCGGCGCTCCCGCCGGCCGAGGACCTCCCCGGCGCGCTTCAGGGGACCCCCGAGACCGGCGACGCGGTTCTGGCGACGACGCTGCTCGAACCGGGGTCGCGGGTCGCCGACGGCTGGTACCTCGCCGTCTCCGCGCGGACGCCGTACAACCGGTTCCCGCTCCCGGCGGCGACCCTCGAAGCGACCCTCGCGGGCGGCGAACCGATCGGCCTCTCGGCGGCGCTCGACCCCGAACTGGGGTTTCACTACGGCGCGGGCGTCGACGCGCCCGCCGACGGCGACGCCCTCGCGATCGAGACCCGGGCGCCGCCGCAGGTGTCGCGCCACCAGGGGTACGAGACCGCCTTCCTCGAGATGCCGCCGGTGACGACCACGATCACGCTATGA
- a CDS encoding cellulosome anchor protein, producing MTRSRYRRRRTARAPGRLAVALVACALLGAAAFGAVLGTVAAGDQLATVSPSPEAVAASPGEEVEVDVLMRSNGGHAGEGVVSVALVAQYHPDYLEVVAVEAGPWLAGDGTEVRAEATVAHEAGTVVLDQRREPPAGGATGEDRLATLTVAVAEDAPPSTATVSFAETAVELEGDWPLPVYDRDLAVEIDGGGEPAGTFDHPDPDAVDGETRRVDGPADDGGDADRIAGLPLTAAALAVATALVLALAARRRS from the coding sequence ATGACCCGGAGCCGATACCGCCGCCGACGAACCGCTCGCGCGCCCGGGCGACTCGCCGTCGCGCTCGTCGCCTGCGCCCTCCTCGGAGCCGCCGCCTTCGGGGCCGTCCTCGGGACCGTCGCCGCCGGCGACCAGCTCGCGACCGTCTCGCCGTCGCCCGAGGCGGTCGCGGCGTCGCCGGGCGAGGAGGTCGAGGTCGACGTGCTGATGCGGAGCAACGGCGGCCACGCCGGCGAGGGCGTCGTCTCGGTCGCGCTCGTCGCGCAGTACCACCCCGACTACCTCGAAGTGGTCGCCGTCGAGGCGGGGCCGTGGCTCGCGGGCGACGGGACCGAGGTCCGCGCCGAGGCCACGGTCGCCCACGAGGCGGGGACGGTCGTCCTCGACCAGCGCCGCGAGCCGCCCGCGGGCGGCGCGACCGGCGAGGACCGCCTCGCGACGCTGACCGTCGCGGTCGCCGAGGACGCCCCGCCGTCGACGGCGACGGTCTCGTTCGCCGAGACGGCCGTCGAACTGGAGGGCGACTGGCCGTTGCCGGTCTACGACCGCGACCTCGCCGTCGAGATCGACGGCGGCGGGGAGCCCGCCGGGACGTTCGACCACCCGGACCCGGACGCCGTCGACGGCGAGACGCGGCGCGTCGACGGCCCCGCGGACGACGGCGGCGACGCCGACCGGATCGCCGGACTCCCGCTCACGGCGGCGGCGCTCGCGGTCGCGACGGCGCTCGTCCTCGCGCTCGCGGCCCGGCGGCGCTCGTGA
- a CDS encoding ATP-binding protein → MTDLGDFGEFDADGGDEDDGAPSGDAAETDDRFETVPVEPSGADAGIGTVCVSRGLRIAEDEEDTTLQAYVTAGNRSAVRIGTYLLAPYPDGETLFCRISGLEYAQQYRADDATEIHARRAMRRDGFDEDDEADYKFVASLDPVAVLYDDGDDLKRRMTDRVPKPGTVVREASDVEEIKTGLKIPEAGVFLGHLSVGGEKVRTAASPPTIDYRLKDDYEAGDPLVFRHTLIAGGTGSGKTHGAKNVLRQYLSEARTYPMEDGREVQPAVVQFDPQDEYAQMHDDNPDLDGEFARRLEREGIAYGGHDDTVAFVPKVGTASYAAGHHRAEQVEFTVPFSMVYDNPWLVAGSGLNDNQYGALVSVLLPRFRRHYGDGGTYEEFTTFLDDPALREELDESGRVHEATFDAVRRRVLGFSHVFDQDARPITDLVGEFVRPGRLSVVPTYHVNDSRATETVVLALSSLLIDQKLSNDPDYERIEETPLVLGMDEAHNFLSEADSVQAGKVIRKFTEAAKQGRKERLGLFLITQDPQDIDDAVFKQINTTIVLNLGDEDAIKSVNIPSNLESKVPYMEKGQMVVYSPDNSEPVELIGLPKCLTRHGRD, encoded by the coding sequence ATGACCGATCTGGGCGACTTCGGCGAGTTCGACGCCGACGGCGGCGACGAGGACGACGGGGCGCCGTCGGGCGACGCGGCGGAAACCGACGACCGCTTCGAGACGGTGCCCGTCGAACCGAGCGGCGCGGACGCCGGGATCGGGACCGTCTGCGTCTCGCGGGGGCTCCGGATCGCCGAGGACGAGGAGGACACGACACTGCAGGCGTACGTCACCGCCGGGAACCGCTCGGCGGTCCGGATCGGGACGTACCTGCTCGCGCCCTACCCGGACGGGGAGACGCTGTTCTGTCGCATCTCGGGGCTGGAGTACGCCCAGCAGTACCGCGCCGACGACGCGACGGAGATCCACGCCCGGCGGGCGATGCGCCGCGACGGCTTCGACGAGGACGACGAGGCCGACTACAAGTTCGTCGCCTCGCTCGACCCCGTCGCGGTCCTCTACGACGACGGGGACGACCTCAAGCGGCGGATGACTGACCGCGTCCCGAAGCCGGGGACGGTCGTCCGCGAGGCAAGCGACGTCGAGGAGATCAAGACCGGGCTGAAGATCCCCGAGGCGGGCGTCTTCCTCGGGCACCTCTCGGTCGGCGGCGAGAAGGTCCGGACCGCGGCCTCGCCGCCCACCATCGACTACCGGCTGAAAGACGACTACGAGGCCGGCGACCCGCTGGTCTTCCGACACACGCTGATCGCCGGCGGGACGGGGTCGGGCAAGACCCACGGCGCGAAGAACGTCCTGCGACAGTACCTGAGCGAGGCGCGGACCTACCCCATGGAGGACGGCCGCGAGGTCCAGCCGGCGGTCGTCCAGTTCGACCCGCAGGACGAGTACGCCCAGATGCACGACGACAACCCCGACCTCGACGGCGAGTTCGCTCGCCGACTGGAGCGCGAGGGGATCGCCTACGGCGGCCACGACGACACGGTCGCGTTCGTCCCGAAGGTCGGCACCGCCTCCTACGCCGCGGGCCACCACCGCGCCGAGCAGGTCGAGTTCACCGTCCCGTTCTCGATGGTCTACGACAACCCGTGGCTGGTCGCCGGCAGCGGGCTGAACGACAACCAGTACGGCGCGCTGGTGAGCGTCCTCCTGCCGCGGTTCCGGCGCCACTACGGCGACGGCGGCACCTACGAGGAGTTCACGACGTTCCTCGACGACCCCGCGCTGCGCGAGGAACTCGACGAGTCCGGCCGCGTCCACGAGGCGACGTTCGACGCCGTCCGCCGGCGCGTGCTCGGCTTCTCGCACGTCTTCGATCAGGACGCCCGGCCGATCACCGACCTCGTCGGCGAGTTCGTCCGACCCGGCCGGCTCTCGGTCGTCCCGACCTACCACGTCAACGACTCGCGCGCGACGGAGACGGTCGTCCTCGCGCTCTCCTCGCTGCTGATCGACCAGAAGCTCTCGAACGACCCCGACTACGAGCGCATCGAGGAGACGCCGCTCGTGCTCGGGATGGACGAGGCCCACAACTTCCTCTCGGAGGCCGACAGCGTGCAGGCGGGGAAGGTGATCCGGAAGTTCACCGAGGCGGCAAAGCAGGGCCGCAAGGAACGGCTCGGCCTCTTCCTGATCACGCAGGACCCACAGGACATCGACGACGCCGTCTTCAAGCAGATCAACACGACGATCGTCCTCAACCTCGGCGACGAGGACGCCATCAAGAGCGTCAACATCCCCTCGAATCTCGAATCGAAGGTGCCGTACATGGAGAAAGGTCAGATGGTCGTCTACTCGCCGGACAACTCCGAACCCGTCGAGTTGATCGGCCTCCCGAAGTGTCTGACCCGCCACGGGCGGGACTGA
- a CDS encoding universal stress protein, translating to MYETILFPTDGSEQSATALEHAIDVAETRGATLHVLSVVDDRAFLVLDDERVEAVREDLRERALEAVDGAATAADGRGVAAETAVDTGHPAERIVDYAAAVGADLIVMGTSGDDYERNVVGSVSQRVVRTAPAPVLTVGPDV from the coding sequence ATGTACGAGACCATCCTCTTTCCCACCGACGGGAGCGAGCAGTCGGCGACCGCCCTCGAGCACGCGATCGACGTCGCCGAGACGCGGGGTGCGACGCTGCACGTCCTCTCCGTCGTCGACGACCGCGCGTTCCTCGTCCTCGACGACGAACGGGTCGAAGCGGTTCGCGAGGACCTCCGCGAGCGCGCGCTCGAAGCGGTCGACGGGGCGGCGACCGCCGCGGACGGACGCGGCGTCGCCGCCGAGACGGCGGTCGACACCGGCCACCCGGCCGAGCGCATCGTCGACTACGCCGCCGCCGTCGGTGCGGACCTGATCGTGATGGGAACCAGCGGCGACGACTACGAGCGCAACGTCGTCGGCAGCGTCTCCCAGCGCGTCGTCCGGACGGCGCCCGCACCCGTCCTCACCGTCGGTCCCGACGTCTGA
- a CDS encoding amphi-Trp domain-containing protein, translating into MAQRTTADETMTRPELAEYLQNLADELERGDDEIAIGVGNRMVHLQPANNVDVSIEVIERSSKIRGQRETIELELSWKP; encoded by the coding sequence ATGGCTCAACGGACGACAGCCGACGAGACGATGACGCGCCCCGAACTGGCGGAGTACCTCCAGAATCTCGCGGACGAACTCGAACGCGGGGACGACGAGATCGCCATCGGCGTCGGGAACCGGATGGTACACCTCCAGCCGGCGAACAACGTCGACGTCTCGATCGAGGTCATCGAACGATCGTCGAAGATTCGCGGGCAGCGCGAGACGATCGAACTCGAACTTAGCTGGAAACCCTGA
- a CDS encoding NAD(+)/NADH kinase — protein sequence MEVDVGIVAQRDNERARTLAARLVEAIEDGGDRAVVDESTGTAVDAETVPVAEMNGCDFVVSIGGDGTFLFVAREAGDAPILGVNLGEVGFLNAVAPEDAVDAVTDLVADVRERGAVDGREVSRLRACGDGWDLAPALNEVVVHGPRRGRGGGVDVEVRVDGRTYASSHADGVLVATPTGSTAYNLSEGGPLVRPTVDALVVTQMCAAEAMPPLVVDQGSDLSLVLSGTEAAYVISDGRNRRRVDPPAEVTVELADDAVTLAGPPVSFFDALGKLE from the coding sequence ATGGAGGTCGACGTCGGAATCGTCGCCCAGCGCGACAACGAGCGGGCCCGCACCCTCGCCGCGAGGCTGGTCGAAGCGATCGAAGACGGCGGCGACCGCGCGGTCGTCGACGAGTCGACCGGCACCGCGGTCGACGCCGAGACGGTCCCGGTCGCCGAGATGAACGGCTGTGACTTCGTCGTGAGCATCGGCGGCGACGGCACCTTCCTGTTCGTCGCGCGCGAGGCCGGCGACGCCCCGATCCTCGGCGTCAACCTCGGCGAGGTCGGGTTCCTCAACGCCGTCGCGCCCGAGGACGCCGTCGACGCGGTGACCGACCTCGTCGCGGACGTCCGCGAGCGCGGCGCGGTCGACGGCCGCGAGGTGAGTCGACTGCGCGCCTGCGGCGACGGCTGGGACCTGGCGCCCGCGCTCAACGAGGTCGTCGTCCACGGCCCCCGGCGGGGCCGCGGCGGCGGCGTCGACGTCGAGGTCCGCGTCGACGGCCGGACGTACGCATCGAGTCACGCCGACGGCGTCCTCGTCGCGACGCCGACGGGGTCGACCGCCTACAACCTGAGCGAGGGCGGGCCGCTCGTCCGCCCGACGGTCGACGCGCTCGTGGTCACCCAGATGTGCGCGGCCGAGGCGATGCCGCCGCTGGTCGTCGATCAGGGAAGCGACCTCTCGCTCGTCCTCTCGGGGACAGAAGCCGCCTACGTCATCAGCGACGGGCGCAACCGGCGGCGGGTCGACCCCCCGGCCGAGGTGACGGTCGAACTGGCCGACGACGCGGTCACGCTGGCCGGCCCGCCGGTGAGCTTCTTCGACGCGCTCGGAAAACTCGAGTGA
- a CDS encoding DsbA family oxidoreductase, translating into MTSTDADATDRIVVYADYVCPFCFLGRQSLRRYRESREDPLEVDWHPFDLRRDKRRPDGSIDRSADDGKDEQYYERARENVRRLQERYDVEMAQEIATEVDSLFAQQASLYVREEHPDRWLAFDRAIYDALWREGRDIGDADVLADLAADVGLPADEVREATADESLRERLDERFAEAQRDGVTGVPTFVADGDAARGVVPPERLERLVEGS; encoded by the coding sequence GTGACGTCCACCGACGCGGACGCGACGGACCGGATCGTCGTCTACGCCGACTACGTCTGCCCGTTCTGTTTCCTCGGGCGACAGTCCCTGAGGCGGTACCGCGAGTCCCGCGAGGACCCCCTCGAAGTCGACTGGCACCCGTTCGACCTCCGGCGCGATAAGCGCCGGCCGGACGGCTCGATCGACCGCTCGGCCGACGACGGCAAGGACGAACAGTACTACGAGCGGGCGCGGGAGAACGTCCGCCGACTCCAGGAGCGCTACGACGTCGAGATGGCCCAGGAGATAGCGACCGAGGTCGACTCGCTGTTCGCACAGCAGGCGTCCCTCTACGTGCGCGAGGAGCACCCCGACCGCTGGCTCGCCTTCGACCGCGCGATCTACGACGCGCTCTGGCGCGAGGGCCGCGATATCGGCGACGCGGACGTGCTGGCCGACCTCGCCGCCGACGTCGGCCTCCCGGCCGACGAGGTCCGCGAGGCGACCGCGGACGAGAGTCTCCGCGAGCGCCTCGACGAGCGGTTCGCCGAGGCCCAGCGAGACGGCGTCACGGGCGTCCCGACGTTCGTCGCCGACGGCGACGCCGCCCGCGGCGTCGTGCCGCCGGAACGGCTGGAACGACTCGTCGAGGGCTCGTAA
- a CDS encoding DNA-directed RNA polymerase subunit epsilon: protein MSWNGASTGAGVEPTAAEDERRLETRPGSGSLSRAEVQRDATVRRWGIVTPSATVIGRAESPNADLSESVRRLHDEQHAATPGYGERAHRLDRLRTTQALCNALELTPWQRDLALGVMDEIDLTEFGSQRAISKVALVVIRHVVDVDRRAYFGLDDLDVRSLSPERMDELFGQYRAHDITDDPTFERLAAQHGLDTTSLNRLRRVLKAQLDDELPAYGRNPHRDPNLPETASDGSDRADA, encoded by the coding sequence ATGAGCTGGAACGGCGCCTCGACCGGGGCCGGCGTCGAACCGACGGCCGCCGAGGACGAGCGACGGCTCGAGACGCGTCCCGGGTCCGGATCGCTCTCGCGGGCCGAGGTCCAGCGGGACGCGACCGTCCGCCGGTGGGGGATCGTCACGCCGAGTGCGACCGTCATCGGACGAGCGGAGTCGCCGAACGCGGACCTCTCCGAGAGCGTCCGCCGACTCCACGACGAACAGCACGCGGCCACGCCGGGGTACGGCGAGCGCGCCCACCGCCTCGACCGACTGCGGACCACGCAGGCGCTGTGCAACGCCCTCGAACTGACGCCGTGGCAGCGCGACCTCGCGCTGGGCGTGATGGACGAGATCGATCTCACCGAGTTCGGTAGCCAGCGCGCCATCTCGAAGGTCGCGCTCGTGGTGATCCGCCACGTCGTCGACGTCGACCGGCGGGCGTACTTCGGGCTGGACGACCTCGACGTGCGGTCGCTCTCGCCCGAGCGGATGGACGAACTGTTCGGCCAGTACCGCGCCCACGACATCACCGACGACCCGACGTTCGAGCGTCTCGCGGCCCAGCACGGCCTCGACACGACGAGCCTCAACCGGCTCCGTCGGGTGCTGAAGGCCCAACTCGACGACGAACTGCCGGCGTACGGTCGCAACCCCCACCGCGACCCGAACCTCCCCGAGACGGCGAGCGACGGGAGCGACCGCGCCGACGCCTGA
- the mptA gene encoding GTP cyclohydrolase MptA, translating to MSHQLPDVQATSPEVTVGLNRVGVTGVDKLVKIAREDDRPIVLTAEFEVFVDLPSWRKGADMSRNMEVIDETLEEATREEAYRVEDVCGDAAERLLEKHDYTSRAEVSMTAEFMRREHTPASDRETQHTVDVVASATATDEGTREEIGARVTGMTVCPCSQGMSVARAKQKLEDLDVEAEVITEFLDEIPQPGHSQRGHATLAIEADGAPDVDLNDVIDVARDSMSAHIYNLAKRPDEDHMTYEAHANAKFVEDCVRSMAEGVLEEFGHLPDDAVITMSQSNDESIHQHNAHAERVVEMGTLRAEVNGED from the coding sequence ATGAGTCACCAGCTGCCGGACGTGCAGGCGACGTCGCCCGAGGTCACCGTCGGACTGAACCGGGTCGGCGTCACGGGCGTCGACAAACTCGTCAAGATCGCCCGCGAGGACGACCGTCCCATCGTCCTGACCGCCGAGTTCGAGGTGTTCGTCGACCTCCCCTCGTGGCGCAAGGGGGCGGACATGAGCCGCAACATGGAGGTCATCGACGAGACCCTGGAGGAGGCGACCCGGGAGGAGGCCTACCGGGTCGAGGACGTCTGCGGCGACGCGGCCGAGCGGCTGCTCGAGAAACACGACTACACCTCGCGCGCGGAGGTGTCGATGACCGCGGAGTTCATGCGCCGCGAGCACACCCCCGCGAGCGACCGCGAGACCCAGCACACCGTCGACGTCGTCGCCTCCGCGACGGCGACCGACGAGGGCACCCGCGAGGAGATCGGCGCCCGCGTCACCGGGATGACCGTCTGTCCCTGCTCGCAGGGGATGTCCGTCGCCCGCGCGAAGCAGAAACTCGAGGACCTCGACGTCGAGGCGGAGGTCATCACGGAGTTCCTCGACGAGATCCCCCAGCCGGGTCACTCCCAGCGGGGCCACGCGACGCTCGCGATCGAGGCCGACGGCGCCCCCGACGTCGACCTCAACGACGTGATCGACGTCGCGCGCGACTCGATGAGCGCGCACATCTACAACCTCGCGAAACGCCCGGACGAGGACCACATGACCTACGAGGCCCACGCGAACGCCAAGTTCGTCGAGGACTGCGTGCGCTCGATGGCCGAGGGCGTCCTCGAGGAGTTCGGGCACCTGCCGGACGACGCCGTGATCACGATGAGCCAGTCGAACGACGAGTCGATCCACCAGCACAACGCCCACGCGGAGCGCGTCGTCGAGATGGGGACCCTGCGCGCGGAAGTCAACGGCGAGGACTAG
- a CDS encoding TrmB family transcriptional regulator produces MATLRDLGLSEYEARAYRALLNTGPTTAKELSRASDVPMGRIYDVLNSIEQYNLVRSQTASRPKKYVAVEPATALDRLLDDKKRELEEKAEQYESIVDELSDELEAAEPVEDQFWTAAVGPEETIDLLLERLTAADRHIVMVAADPSPQIDIRTVGEEVLANLEDALDRGVEVDVLMSRDLVDSLSPSVGRRYQRALQSREDFAVRTSEDVTGTFDIIDDVEVCIQVPNPLSSGEAFGMIDLKDPEFATDVHDEFLPRWEEATALEF; encoded by the coding sequence ATGGCCACTCTCAGGGACCTCGGCCTCTCGGAGTACGAGGCGCGCGCGTACCGGGCGCTGCTGAATACGGGGCCCACAACCGCCAAAGAGTTGTCCCGCGCGAGCGACGTCCCGATGGGGAGGATCTACGACGTGTTAAACAGCATCGAGCAGTACAACCTCGTGCGCAGCCAGACCGCGAGCCGTCCCAAGAAGTACGTCGCGGTCGAACCCGCGACGGCGCTGGACCGCCTGCTCGACGACAAGAAGCGCGAACTCGAGGAGAAAGCCGAGCAGTACGAGTCGATCGTCGACGAACTCTCGGACGAACTCGAGGCGGCCGAACCCGTCGAGGATCAGTTCTGGACCGCGGCCGTCGGCCCCGAGGAGACCATCGACCTCCTGCTCGAACGGCTGACCGCCGCCGACCGCCACATCGTCATGGTCGCCGCCGACCCCTCCCCGCAGATCGACATCCGCACCGTCGGGGAGGAGGTGCTCGCCAACCTCGAGGACGCGCTCGACCGCGGCGTCGAGGTCGACGTCCTGATGAGCCGCGACCTCGTGGACTCGCTCTCGCCGAGCGTCGGCCGGCGCTACCAGCGGGCGTTGCAGTCGCGCGAGGACTTCGCGGTGCGCACGAGCGAGGACGTGACGGGGACGTTCGACATCATCGACGACGTCGAGGTCTGCATCCAGGTGCCGAACCCGCTCTCCTCCGGTGAGGCGTTCGGCATGATCGACCTCAAAGACCCCGAGTTCGCCACCGACGTCCACGACGAGTTCCTCCCGCGCTGGGAGGAGGCGACGGCACTCGAGTTCTAG